In a single window of the Acinetobacter tibetensis genome:
- a CDS encoding STAS domain-containing protein, whose protein sequence is MISLVNQELQVTGKIDYDNAEQYYQQGLALIQKQPLPMVVNLAQLQQGSTLALAVLVRWLRQTPHAQGLQFKAVPEKMMKIIQACHLQDDLQII, encoded by the coding sequence GTGATTAGTCTCGTCAATCAGGAATTACAGGTCACTGGAAAAATAGATTATGACAATGCTGAACAATATTATCAGCAGGGTTTGGCATTGATTCAGAAACAACCCTTGCCTATGGTGGTAAATTTGGCACAGTTACAACAAGGAAGTACCTTGGCTTTAGCTGTGTTGGTGCGTTGGTTGCGCCAAACGCCACATGCACAAGGTTTACAGTTTAAGGCTGTGCCTGAGAAAATGATGAAGATTATTCAGGCTTGTCATCTGCAAGATGATCTGCAGATCATCTAA
- a CDS encoding CorA family divalent cation transporter, producing MLEAFYATERGSLEDATINGGFDLHPELVWVDLIAPSQEEQQWVLDAYDQNLPTLKSLEDISSSARFYRDDDGILHISTYFLTKNKNYQVDGEADDNSSILATVQTVAFILHRERLFTLRGEKLVAFRAFRARARRNDYEIDYKDPTWVLLGLLEAKLDELADILEDIHKDLEKYSTEVLNNRHREQILDLDDMITRLAQLEDMLGKAQLCLIDLRRVLTFLSRPRALGSHIYDADIRELSEDVRSLVEHDAFLFQKVRFLLDTTSGFINTEQNDTIRRFSILPSMLAPPMLVASIYGMNTDVLPFAHGTTSFIAVSMIIVGFFIGPLIYFRWKKWI from the coding sequence ATGCTTGAAGCCTTTTACGCCACAGAGCGCGGTAGTTTAGAAGATGCCACCATTAATGGCGGTTTTGATTTACACCCAGAATTGGTCTGGGTCGACCTCATTGCACCTTCACAAGAAGAACAGCAATGGGTTTTAGATGCGTATGATCAAAACCTACCTACATTAAAGTCATTAGAAGACATCTCTTCATCTGCCCGATTCTACCGTGATGATGATGGTATTTTGCATATCAGCACGTATTTTTTAACGAAAAATAAAAATTATCAGGTGGATGGTGAGGCAGATGATAATTCTAGTATTTTAGCCACAGTACAAACTGTCGCTTTTATTTTGCATAGAGAACGTTTGTTTACTCTGCGTGGTGAAAAGCTGGTGGCTTTCCGTGCCTTTCGCGCACGTGCACGTCGCAATGACTACGAAATTGACTATAAAGACCCGACTTGGGTCCTGTTAGGTTTACTCGAAGCCAAACTGGATGAGCTTGCGGATATCTTAGAAGATATCCACAAGGACTTGGAAAAATACTCCACAGAGGTACTGAATAACCGTCATCGTGAACAAATTCTCGACCTTGATGACATGATTACCCGACTGGCACAGTTAGAAGATATGTTGGGTAAGGCACAACTCTGTTTGATTGACTTACGTCGTGTACTGACCTTTTTATCCCGTCCGCGTGCCCTAGGCAGTCATATCTATGATGCAGACATTCGAGAGTTGAGTGAAGATGTACGCTCACTGGTCGAACATGATGCCTTCTTGTTCCAGAAAGTGCGCTTCTTGCTAGATACCACATCAGGATTCATTAATACTGAACAGAATGACACCATTCGTCGCTTCTCGATTTTACCAAGTATGCTTGCACCCCCAATGTTGGTGGCAAGTATTTACGGCATGAATACGGATGTTTTACCTTTTGCCCATGGCACCACCAGCTTTATCGCCGTCAGCATGATTATTGTCGGCTTCTTTATCGGCCCGCTGATTTACTTCCGCTGGAAAAAATGGATCTGA
- a CDS encoding TIGR00730 family Rossman fold protein, protein MTHSIAVFCGSAVGTDTIFLETARHVGKTLAQQGKTLVYGGGRSGLMGVIADSALQAGGRVIGVIPHALVDRELAHPDLTELHVVKNMHERKTKMSELSDAFIALPGGAGTLEEIFEQWTWAQLGIHLKPCAFLNVHGFYDDLIKFINLTTEKGFTHSRFTETLIAENSVEAILQQFDVFTAPTPKWGMSEQQDLVKHG, encoded by the coding sequence ATGACACATTCTATTGCAGTTTTTTGTGGTTCAGCCGTTGGTACAGACACAATTTTTTTAGAAACAGCGCGTCATGTTGGCAAAACTTTGGCTCAGCAGGGTAAAACACTGGTCTATGGTGGTGGGCGCTCGGGTTTGATGGGGGTCATTGCAGATAGTGCCTTGCAGGCGGGTGGACGAGTGATTGGGGTTATTCCGCATGCCTTGGTGGATCGTGAGTTGGCACATCCTGATTTAACGGAACTGCATGTGGTGAAAAACATGCATGAACGTAAAACTAAAATGTCCGAACTTTCCGATGCATTTATTGCATTGCCAGGGGGAGCGGGAACTTTAGAAGAGATTTTTGAGCAGTGGACTTGGGCGCAATTGGGCATTCATCTCAAACCATGTGCCTTTTTAAATGTCCACGGCTTTTATGATGACCTGATTAAATTCATCAACTTAACGACCGAAAAAGGCTTTACGCATTCACGTTTCACAGAGACCTTAATTGCTGAAAACTCAGTTGAAGCGATTCTACAGCAGTTTGATGTATTTACTGCACCTACCCCGAAATGGGGTATGAGCGAGCAGCAAGACTTGGTGAAACACGGCTAA
- a CDS encoding NUDIX hydrolase, translating into MKKITVAAGIVLNTQQQLLLVRKHNTRFFMQVGGKLEPDEAPEDCILREIAEEIGCQAKIIQYVGRFETAAANESDHLLISHVFHVELDTAPQIAAEIAELKWIDWDEQTTPLAPLTREIVLPWVREQFKTQA; encoded by the coding sequence ATGAAAAAAATTACTGTCGCTGCGGGTATTGTATTGAATACACAACAGCAGTTGTTATTGGTGCGTAAGCACAACACTCGTTTTTTTATGCAGGTGGGTGGCAAGCTAGAACCAGATGAAGCGCCTGAAGATTGTATCTTGCGTGAAATCGCGGAAGAAATTGGTTGTCAGGCGAAAATTATTCAGTACGTTGGACGTTTTGAAACCGCTGCGGCCAATGAATCCGATCATTTATTGATAAGCCATGTATTCCATGTGGAGCTAGACACTGCACCACAAATTGCGGCTGAAATTGCAGAACTGAAATGGATTGATTGGGATGAACAAACGACGCCATTGGCCCCGTTGACTCGAGAAATTGTGTTGCCGTGGGTGCGTGAGCAATTCAAAACTCAAGCATAG